In Miscanthus floridulus cultivar M001 chromosome 19, ASM1932011v1, whole genome shotgun sequence, the DNA window GCATCGCGCTTCCGTGCCGCCCGAGGACGCGGACGCCGCCTGCGTGCTGTCGTCGGCGGCCAAGAGCAACGACTTCGCGCTGTAGCTGGGGCCCGGCCACACCGCGCGGGACACGTTCGTGGGCGCGCGCCGCGTGGACCAACGCCGCGGACGGCCGCGGCCTCGTACTGCGCGTGCGCCGCCACGACCGGACACGCGTGCTGCGGCCCTACCTGCAGCACATCCAGTCCGTCGCCGACGAGATGGAGGCGCGACGCCGCGAGCTGCGGCTCTACGCCAACGCCATCGGCGATTGTGCGCCGCGGTGGACGTCCGCGCCCTTCACCCACGCGCGCCCGAGACGGAGACGTCCTCGCCCTTCAACAATCGACGGCAACGGAGTGTACTGCCACCCGCGCTTTCCTCAGCCGGTCAATCTTGGCTCTCACTCTCCAACCGTCGCACTTACTATACAAGGTACAAGTAAACCTCCATTTAAACCACCGAGCAACCATCATCATTCACCAGCTTCTCAACACCACCACCCTGAGAGCTTGTTACGAGGCAATGGCGCCGACGGTGGAGGTGCTGACGTCGGAGGTGGTCGTCCCTGCCGAAGAGACtccggcggggagcatctggctGTCCAACCTGGACCTCGCCGCGCGCCGCGGGTACACGCCAACGGTCTACTTCTTCCGGCCCAACGGTGACCTGGGGTTCTTCGCGGCGGACGTCGTCAAGGGCAGCCTCGCCAGGGCGCTGGTCGCGTTCTACCCGCTCGCGGGGCGGCTCGGGGTCGACGGCGCCACCGGGCGTGTCCAGGTGGACTGCACCGGCGAGGGCGCGGTGTTCGTGACCACGCGGTCGGACTACGCGCTGGACGACCTGATGCGCGAGTTCATGCCGTGCTGTGAGATGCGGGACCTGCTGGTGCCCCCGATGCCCGCGCCGAACCCGCCGTGCGCGCTGCTGTTCGTGCAGGTCACGTACctgcgctgcggcggcggcgtcctcgccCTGTCCATGCACCACTCCGTGTGTGACGCGCGGGGTGCCGCGCACTTCCTCGAGACGTGGGTGAGCATAGCGCGCGGGGACGATGCCGACGCCGCGACCGCGAACGCCAACGCTCCCGTGCCGCCGTGCTTCGACTATGGGCTGCTCGCCGCGCGCCCGGGCCCGGCGCGCGCGGTGCTGTACGACCACCCGGAGTACAAGCTGGAGCCAGAGCCAACGGTGGTggacgccggcgccgccgcgtCCGACGACTACGCGAGCGCTATCATCGTCATGACCAAGGCGCAGGTGGGCGCGCTGAGGGCG includes these proteins:
- the LOC136526362 gene encoding hydroxycinnamoyltransferase 4-like, yielding MAPTVEVLTSEVVVPAEETPAGSIWLSNLDLAARRGYTPTVYFFRPNGDLGFFAADVVKGSLARALVAFYPLAGRLGVDGATGRVQVDCTGEGAVFVTTRSDYALDDLMREFMPCCEMRDLLVPPMPAPNPPCALLFVQVTYLRCGGGVLALSMHHSVCDARGAAHFLETWVSIARGDDADAATANANAPVPPCFDYGLLAARPGPARAVLYDHPEYKLEPEPTVVDAGAAASDDYASAIIVMTKAQVGALRARCPGASTFRAVVALVWQCVCRARSLPPETETRLYSMIDMRQRHLLARPQ